Genomic segment of Phreatobacter oligotrophus:
CGGGCCGAGGACTGCGGTGACCCCACGCCCTCGTTGGGCGGGGGGCAAAGGCGGAAGCGACAGGGTCATTCAGCGCCGTCTGTATCATGCCGGCACGCGAAAGGCGTGACATTTCGGTGAGCCAGCACGCACGCATTCATGACCGGAACGAGTCTGGAACGAATCGGGTCCGAATCGCTGACTCGCGTCGAATCCCGATTCGTTCACGACGACATGTGGTGTGTCCGAGTCATTCCCGACACAAGCCGAGTCGATCCGGCCCTGCGCGGAGTCCTCGCCGCGCTGTCGCGAGTCATCATGGTTGACGATGTCTTAACGAGGACTCAGGGGCGGCGCGTCTTCTTTCCCAACGGCCAACGCGAAGACTCGCCAGTCCCGGCGCAAGATTCGGCAGCAATCGGCGAGGACTCTAGGCGAAGGTCGCGAGGATGCGCCGCACGTCGGCAAGCGTGAACGGCTTCTCCATCACCATGACCTCCTCGCCTGCGTGGCGCTGGATGGCGCCGGGGCCCTCCACCGCGTCGCCGGTCATGATGATGACGCGATCGGCCAGCCGCGGATTCTTGGCGATGGCCTGGTCGCGAAAGCGAAGCCCGTCGATGCCGGGCATGCGGAGGTCCACGAAAACGAGGTCCGCCTCCAGCACGGCGCCGTCTTCCAGCGCCTCGCGAGCGGTCTGGGCCGGCAACACGCGATGGCCGAAGAGTTCCAGCATTTCGGCAAGGCCGGCGCGCACATCCGCCTCGTCGTCGACCACCAGCACGGCAAGCCCCGCCGCTTCGTCGGGCGCCTGTTCCTCGGCCGGCGCGGTTGCGGCCTCCGAGATCGGCAGCAGCACGGTGAAGGCGGCGCCGCCGGCCTCGCTGCGGCCGAGCGTGATCGTTCCGCCATGCGATTCGACGATGGACTTGCAGATGGACAGGCCGATCCCGGTGCCGACGCCGGCAGGCTTGGTGGTGAAATAGGGTTCGAAGATGCGTCCCGCGATCGCCTCGGGCACGCCCGGTCCGTTGTCGCTGACCACCAGCCGCACATGGCCGTTCTTGCGCCGCGTAAGGATCGAGACGCGGCGGGGCGGGTCGAGGTCGATCAGCGCGTGCTGGGCGTTGACGATGAGATTGGCGATGACCTGGCCGATGAAGTCGCGGTCGGCGGTGATCTCCGGCAGGTCCGGGTCGAGGTCGAGCTCCAGCGTCACGTCGTGGCTGCGCAGGCCATAGGCCAGCATCTCGCCCGTCGAGCGCACCAGATCGTTGATCTGCGCCCGCTCGCGCGTCTCGGGCCGCTGGCGGGCCATGGCGAGGAAGCTCTTGACGATGCGCCCGGCGCGGTCGGCGGCGGCGTGAATGCGCTCGGCGCGGCGCTTCTGGCCGGGATCGTTCGCCGTCTCCATCAGCAGCGTCGACTGGGCCACGAGGATGGCGAGCGGATTGTTCAGCTCATGCGCCACGCCGGCGAGGAGCGAGCCCATGGCCGAGAGCTTCTCGGCCTGATGCAGGCGCTCGCGCTGGCGTTCGAGCTGCCGCTCCGCCTCGCGCGCCTCGGTGAGGTCGCGCAGATGGGCGGTGAAGACGCGCCGCT
This window contains:
- a CDS encoding hybrid sensor histidine kinase/response regulator translates to MAGPSGEPPQSVAAGMAGLITDAALARDGRLDGSILGRLFDAMPIRVTAADAEGRFVYANRVALDMFNLRLEDIVGRTVREVLGEEMHRRTAPLLPQLAKGAPIQWTDWVTYGNGARRYVEQLYSPCFNPDGQLIGFIAFIRDLTDLREREEALEARLAALNVAETINTAIIKTSIDPIMVVDEAGMLVDLNPAAMATFGYSRAQAVGKPIGELIVPPALRAAHASGMARYTATGISRVLDRRLTMEAQRADGSLIPIELTISEIKLPERRVFTAHLRDLTEAREAERQLERQRERLHQAEKLSAMGSLLAGVAHELNNPLAILVAQSTLLMETANDPGQKRRAERIHAAADRAGRIVKSFLAMARQRPETRERAQINDLVRSTGEMLAYGLRSHDVTLELDLDPDLPEITADRDFIGQVIANLIVNAQHALIDLDPPRRVSILTRRKNGHVRLVVSDNGPGVPEAIAGRIFEPYFTTKPAGVGTGIGLSICKSIVESHGGTITLGRSEAGGAAFTVLLPISEAATAPAEEQAPDEAAGLAVLVVDDEADVRAGLAEMLELFGHRVLPAQTAREALEDGAVLEADLVFVDLRMPGIDGLRFRDQAIAKNPRLADRVIIMTGDAVEGPGAIQRHAGEEVMVMEKPFTLADVRRILATFA